A stretch of Aerococcus urinaehominis DNA encodes these proteins:
- a CDS encoding ABC transporter permease, whose translation MAKNKELKMISWLLVIFFAIFLIVPIANSFVNAFMVGSAFSLANFTEIFSDPQLWVEFFNSLKVALVSAALSVIFAFCVAYAVNYTNLPKWFKKLVPVVIMIPMLLPTITYGFSIIYSIGKQGLFTNLLNLPEMDFYGFQGLLLGYIMYTLPISFLMINAAMKFIDKRYAIVSQLMGDSPWQTFNTTVLTPLRPTLAAAFVQSFFMAFTDYEIPSYIGGQYAVIATRLYNEMLGSLPNFGHGAVIAILMLVPSIISIYLLYLANRNAITYDSISKIQPNKNKARDISFGLISGLLLLLIICLFLPIFVVPFTSSWPYNLDFSLEHFNSAFADSSIMRAYTNSVMISGVVALVGTLTAYMAGIITARSKMQTSIKKSIDWTAIIINTIPGMVLGLAYLLLFNRTPIKGTFFIIIIANMVHYFSTPYLTMRDSLGKLSKSWEPTALLMGDSFFNTVKRIITPNVMSALLEVFAYFFINSMVTVSAVIFIVSTKTSLITTKIQELQYYNRFNEVFILSIMLFLTNVIVRTIFEYL comes from the coding sequence ATGGCAAAAAATAAAGAACTCAAAATGATTTCCTGGCTCCTGGTTATCTTCTTCGCTATCTTTTTGATTGTCCCAATTGCTAACTCCTTCGTAAATGCCTTTATGGTGGGTAGCGCTTTTTCTTTGGCCAACTTCACAGAAATTTTCTCTGACCCGCAATTATGGGTAGAATTCTTTAATTCTCTGAAGGTTGCCCTCGTATCAGCTGCCCTATCTGTCATTTTCGCCTTCTGTGTGGCCTATGCCGTTAACTATACCAACTTACCCAAGTGGTTTAAGAAGCTCGTCCCAGTTGTCATTATGATTCCCATGCTTTTACCAACCATTACCTATGGTTTCTCAATCATTTATTCGATTGGTAAGCAAGGCCTCTTTACCAACCTGCTTAATTTACCTGAGATGGACTTCTATGGTTTCCAAGGCTTACTGCTAGGTTATATCATGTATACCCTACCGATTTCCTTCTTGATGATTAACGCAGCTATGAAGTTTATTGATAAGCGTTATGCCATTGTGTCGCAGCTCATGGGTGATTCACCATGGCAAACATTTAATACCACGGTTTTAACACCCTTAAGGCCTACCTTGGCGGCTGCCTTTGTCCAATCATTCTTTATGGCTTTTACCGACTATGAGATTCCTTCCTATATTGGTGGCCAGTACGCTGTGATTGCGACCAGGCTCTACAACGAAATGTTGGGATCCTTGCCTAACTTTGGTCACGGGGCTGTCATTGCGATTTTAATGCTAGTGCCATCGATTATCTCTATCTACCTCTTGTACCTGGCCAACCGCAATGCCATCACCTACGATAGCATTTCAAAAATTCAGCCAAACAAGAACAAGGCTAGAGATATCAGCTTCGGACTGATTTCTGGCCTACTCCTACTTTTAATTATCTGTCTATTCTTACCAATTTTTGTGGTGCCATTTACCTCATCATGGCCTTACAATCTTGACTTTAGTTTAGAACACTTTAACTCAGCCTTCGCCGATTCTTCAATCATGCGTGCTTATACCAACTCAGTCATGATTTCTGGTGTCGTGGCCCTGGTTGGTACTCTTACTGCCTATATGGCTGGGATTATTACGGCGCGCTCAAAGATGCAAACCAGTATTAAAAAGTCAATTGACTGGACGGCGATCATTATCAATACCATTCCTGGTATGGTGCTAGGTCTAGCCTATCTACTCCTATTTAACCGGACTCCAATCAAGGGCACCTTCTTTATCATCATTATCGCCAATATGGTCCACTACTTCTCAACCCCATACCTGACTATGCGCGATAGCCTGGGTAAATTATCCAAGTCCTGGGAGCCCACTGCCCTGCTGATGGGTGATTCCTTCTTCAATACTGTGAAGCGAATTATTACCCCTAATGTCATGAGTGCCCTCTTGGAAGTTTTTGCTTATTTCTTTATCAACTCTATGGTAACGGTATCAGCGGTTATCTTTATTGTGTCAACCAAGACCAGCCTGATCACCACTAAAATCCAAGAGTTGCAGTATTATAACCGCTTCAATGAAGTTTTTATCCTGTCAATCATGCTTTTCTTAACCAATGTCATTGTCAGAACTATTTTTGAATATTTATAA
- a CDS encoding ABC transporter ATP-binding protein → MLELINIEKSFGGEPVLKDVNISVDDGDIVSILGPSGCGKTTLLNIILGLLDTSKGQIVYNGQDITNVPMEKRGFNIVFQDYALFPNLNVYENITYGLRNNPTISSQAEVDNIIELMNLGHHLEKSVSQLSGGQKQRVAIARTIVMKPAVMLMDEPLSALDGIIKEEIKNRIKTVAKEYNLATIIVTHDPEEALTLSDKVLILNNGHVEQFDDSMNIIKAPASQFVKDFIISQLNIKRENILNLFQTQA, encoded by the coding sequence TTGCTTGAACTGATCAACATCGAGAAATCATTTGGCGGAGAACCTGTCCTCAAAGACGTCAACATCTCAGTCGATGATGGCGATATTGTTTCTATTTTAGGGCCATCTGGCTGTGGTAAAACTACCCTATTAAATATTATTTTAGGCTTGCTTGACACCAGTAAGGGCCAGATTGTCTATAACGGTCAAGATATTACCAATGTTCCGATGGAAAAGCGGGGCTTTAATATTGTTTTCCAGGATTATGCCCTCTTCCCTAACTTGAACGTTTACGAAAATATCACGTACGGTCTCCGCAACAACCCCACTATTTCTAGCCAGGCTGAAGTTGATAATATAATCGAGCTAATGAACTTGGGCCACCACTTAGAGAAATCTGTCTCTCAACTATCAGGAGGTCAGAAACAGCGGGTGGCTATCGCCAGAACCATTGTCATGAAACCAGCCGTGATGTTAATGGATGAGCCTTTGTCTGCCCTGGACGGTATTATCAAAGAAGAAATCAAAAACCGGATCAAGACTGTTGCCAAAGAATACAACCTGGCGACCATTATTGTCACCCATGATCCTGAAGAAGCCCTCACCCTGTCTGACAAGGTATTAATTCTTAATAATGGCCATGTCGAGCAATTTGATGACAGTATGAATATCATCAAGGCGCCAGCCAGCCAATTTGTCAAAGATTTTATCATCAGCCAGCTTAACATTAAGCGGGAAAATATTTTGAACCTCTTCCAGACCCAAGCGTAG